A single genomic interval of Calypte anna isolate BGI_N300 chromosome 3, bCalAnn1_v1.p, whole genome shotgun sequence harbors:
- the C3H6orf120 gene encoding UPF0669 protein C6orf120 homolog codes for MAECWRIILILLLAAQVLLGGNTFEEEEVPDEWILLHVVQGQIGAGNYSYLRLNHEGKIVLQMRSLKGDADLYVSDLTLHPSFDEYELQSVTCGQDVVHVPAHFRRPVGIGIYGHPSHQESEFEMKVYYDRTVVQYPFGEASYNPEEMEANQRYSQSTEDESQDEESVFWTILIGILKLILEILF; via the coding sequence ATGGCAGAATGCTGGAGAATAATCCTGATACTACTTCTGGCAGCTCAGGTGCTACTGGGGGGAAATACCTTTGAGGAGGAAGAGGTACCTGACGAATGGATTCTTCTCCACGTTGTTCAAGGTCAGATTGGAGCAGGGAACTACAGCTACCTGAGGCTGAACCACGAGGGCAAGATCGTGCTTCAGATGCGGAGTTTAAAAGGCGATGCGGATCTGTACGTCTCCGACCTGACTCTCCACCCCAGCTTTGATGAGTATGAGTTGCAGTCTGTGACTTGTGGCCAAGATGTTGTCCACGTCCCTGCACATTTCCGTCGTCCTGTGGGAATTGGGATTTATGGGCACCCCTCTCACCAGGAGAGTGAGTTTGAGATGAAAGTCTACTACGATCGAACGGTGGTCCAGTACCCCTTTGGAGAGGCTTCTTACAACCCCGAGGAGATGGAGGCAAACCAGAGATATTCCCAGTCTACAGAAGATGAGTCTCAGGATGAGGAGTCTGTTTTCTGGACGATACTGATTggaattttgaaattaatacttgaaattcttttttaa